One segment of Gadus chalcogrammus isolate NIFS_2021 chromosome 8, NIFS_Gcha_1.0, whole genome shotgun sequence DNA contains the following:
- the LOC130388156 gene encoding 7-alpha-hydroxycholest-4-en-3-one 12-alpha-hydroxylase-like: MGLLVPILLALLASLFGGFYLLGAFRKQRPGEPPLDRGPIPWLGHVLEFRRDTAKFLERMKQKHGDIFTVQLGGNYFTFLMDPSSFGAVVKEARTKLDFSAFSRKLVVRVFNFRQIEHSKNQFHATNHRHLIGDGLVLLTESTMKNFQNLMLHSIGKGGDQKTWIEDGLFMYCYNIVFRAGYLSLFGNVSLREAGSTEKSFEMDRIQSDELFTEFHKFDQYFPKLAYGVQSARERIEIRKLLRLFWKTMSLQVFKNKENPSDWVREEQQTSEGLGRKEFMQERCMFVMLWASQGNTGPAAFWLLMYLLKNPEAMAAVRREVDRVVTESGQEVRRGGPIINLTYDMIQKSLILDSALEETLRLTVAPVLNRAVMENMNLKMSDGRAYQIRQGDIISLFPYTAVQIDSEIHPDPLSFKYDRFLNPDGSKKKDFYKNGKKLRYYTMPWGAGVSMCPGRFFVMNELKQFVFFMILYFDFELKNPNEEVPDIDVKRWGFGAMQPTRDVGFRYRLRF, from the coding sequence ATGGGGTTACTGGTGCCAATCCTGCTGGCTCTTCTAGCCTCTCTATTTGGAGGGTTTTACCTTTTAGGAGCATTCAGAAAGCAAAGGCCAGGTGAACCCCCATTAGATAGAGGTCCCATTCCCTGGTTGGGCCACGTGTTGGAGTTTCGCAGGGACACAGCAAAGTTCTTAGAGCGAATGAAGCAAAAACATGGGGACATATTCACGGTACAACTTGGTGGGAATTACTTCACATTTCTCATGGATCCTTCATCTTTTGGAGCTGTCGTCAAGGAGGCCCGCACAAAACTGGACTTCAGTGCTTTTTCAAGGAAGCTGGTGGTCAGAGTTTTTAATTTCCGTCAAATAGAACATTCAAAAAATCAATTTCATGCTACCAACCACAGGCATCTGATTGGTGATGGACTAGTATTATTGACAGAAAGTACAATGAAAAATTTCCAAAATCTCATGCTCCACAGTATAGGCAAAGGTGGAGACCAAAAGACCTGGATTGAGGATGGACTTTTCATGTATTGTTACAATATTGTTTTCAGGGCAGGGTACCTATCACTGTTCGGCAATGTGTCTTTAAGGGAGGCCGGGAGCACTGAGAAATCCTTTGAGATGGACAGAATACAATCTGATGAACTGTTTACAGAGTTTCATAAATTTGATCAATACTTCCCCAAACTGGCCTATGGTGTCCAGTCAGCCAGAGAGAGGATTGAGATCAGGAAGCTGCTGAGGCTGTTTTGGAAAACCATGTCATTACAGGTGTTCAAGAATAAGGAGAATCCCAGCGACTGGGTGCGTGAAGAGCAGCAGACCAGCGAGGGACTAGGAAGGAAGGAGTTCATGCAAGAACGATGCATGTTTGTAATGCTCTGGGCATCCCAGGGAAACACAGGGCCTGCTGCCTTTTGGCTACTAATGTACCTCCTGAAGAATCCAGAGGCCATGGCTGCtgtgaggagggaggtggaCAGGGTTGTGACAGAATCTGGGCAGGAAGTGAGGCGTGGTGGCCCGATCATCAATCTGACCTATGACATGATCCAGAAAAGTCTGATCCTTGACAGTGCTCTTGAGGAGACCCTGAGACTGACTGTTGCGCCCGTTCTCAACAGAGCTGTGATGGAAAACATGAACCTCAAAATGTCTGATGGTCGTGCGTATCAGATTCGACAAGGCGACATAATTTCTCTCTTCCCTTACACTGCTGTTCAAATTGATTCCGAAATCCACCCTGACCCACTTTCTTTCAAATACGACCGCTTTCTTAACCCAGATGGCAGCAAGAAAAAAGATTTTTACAAGAACGGGAAGAAGTTGAGGTACTACACAATGCCGTGGGGAGCTGGTGTCAGTATGTGCCCTGGCCGTTTCTTTGTCATGAATGAGTTGAAGCAGTTTGTGTTTTTCATGATATTATATTTTGACTTTGAGCTGAAGAATCCTAATGAGGAGGTACCTGACATTGATGTCAAGCGATGGGGTTTTGGGGCCATGCAACCCACAAGAGATGTTGGTTTCAGATACAGACTCAGATTTTAA